A single window of Thalassomonas viridans DNA harbors:
- a CDS encoding SDR family NAD(P)-dependent oxidoreductase encodes MKTVLITGATSGIGEALLARYHQQGFYVIACGRNREKLAAYLDHYEHIQVLAFDMTNKDETEEAVKTIEQLDILILNAGDCAYIDDARAFDPELFSRIVTTNLIAPGYLLHYLLPKLTSGGQLVFISSSATILPFPRAEAYGASKAGLDYLANSLRIDLTRENIAVTLVHPGFIKTPLTDRNTFAMPFMLSSEQAAREIFDGVSRRKQYLHFPWRLTLILKFLALLPDVVWQKVITRNTEA; translated from the coding sequence ATGAAAACCGTACTTATCACCGGAGCGACTTCAGGGATAGGGGAAGCTTTGCTGGCCAGATATCACCAGCAGGGCTTTTATGTTATCGCCTGTGGCCGCAACCGCGAAAAGCTTGCCGCTTACCTTGACCATTATGAACATATTCAGGTATTGGCCTTTGATATGACCAACAAGGACGAGACAGAAGAAGCCGTTAAAACAATAGAACAGCTGGATATTTTGATCTTAAATGCCGGTGATTGCGCCTATATCGATGATGCCAGGGCTTTTGATCCTGAGCTTTTTTCCCGCATTGTAACCACTAACCTGATCGCACCGGGCTATTTATTACATTACTTGCTGCCTAAGTTAACCAGCGGCGGTCAGCTGGTGTTTATCAGCTCAAGTGCAACCATATTACCCTTTCCCAGGGCCGAGGCTTACGGCGCTTCAAAAGCCGGGCTGGATTATCTGGCCAATAGCCTGCGTATTGATCTCACCCGGGAGAATATCGCCGTTACCCTGGTGCATCCCGGGTTTATCAAAACGCCGCTTACCGACAGAAATACCTTTGCCATGCCTTTTATGCTTAGCAGCGAACAGGCGGCACGGGAGATATTTGACGGTGTCAGCAGGCGTAAGCAGTATTTGCACTTTCCCTGGCGGTTAACTCTGATATTGAAGTTTCTGGCGTTGTTGCCGGATGTTGTCTGGCAAAAAGTCATCACAAGGAATACAGAAGCATGA
- the trmB gene encoding tRNA (guanosine(46)-N7)-methyltransferase TrmB yields MTEKAQQPESKNRHKTVEQAEQEGKYIRKVRSFVKREGRLTKGQARALELHWDTMGLNHSDGMIDPAALFANDRPVVLEIGFGMGKSLVEMAKNAPELNFIGIEVHRPGVGACISLAEEEGVTNLKVYEHDAIEILADCIPDGVLTTVQLFFPDPWHKKKHHKRRIVQPEFVESIRRKLKVGGVFHMATDWENYAECMLEDMSSAPGYENLSETSDYVPRPDSRPLTKFENRGQRLGHGVWDLQFKRIS; encoded by the coding sequence ATGACCGAAAAAGCACAACAACCTGAAAGCAAAAACAGGCATAAAACAGTAGAGCAGGCCGAGCAGGAAGGTAAATATATTCGTAAGGTCCGCAGTTTTGTTAAGCGTGAAGGCCGGTTAACAAAAGGGCAGGCCAGGGCTCTGGAATTACACTGGGATACCATGGGGCTGAATCATAGCGACGGCATGATAGATCCTGCGGCCTTGTTTGCCAATGATAGGCCCGTTGTGCTGGAAATCGGTTTTGGTATGGGTAAGTCTTTGGTGGAAATGGCGAAAAATGCCCCTGAGTTAAACTTTATCGGTATTGAAGTACACCGTCCCGGCGTTGGCGCCTGTATTTCCCTGGCTGAGGAAGAAGGGGTAACCAACCTTAAGGTTTACGAGCACGATGCCATTGAAATCCTCGCCGATTGTATTCCCGATGGCGTGTTAACTACGGTACAGCTGTTTTTCCCTGATCCCTGGCATAAGAAGAAGCACCATAAGCGCCGTATCGTCCAGCCTGAGTTTGTTGAGAGCATTCGCCGCAAGCTGAAAGTTGGCGGTGTTTTCCACATGGCTACCGACTGGGAAAACTATGCCGAGTGTATGCTTGAAGATATGAGCAGTGCCCCGGGCTATGAGAACTTATCTGAAACAAGCGATTATGTGCCGCGCCCGGATTCGCGGCCGTTGACTAAGTTTGAGAACCGCGGCCAGCGTTTAGGCCATGGTGTCTGGGACCTCCAGTTTAAACGTATCAGTTAG
- a CDS encoding SAM-dependent methyltransferase, with translation MENLAEIGINRKSGWFEQRCRNLVFKVLKQINYGSLEVIEGHNKMQFGQAGQMSVCGEQQAVTAKLVVHDLSLYRDLVLKGSIGAGEAYIDGKWSSPDLTAVIRIFARAQQMTDSLESSKSWFKRIQHALFHWGNRNTPDGSKKNIAAHYDLGNELYSRFLDPQMMYSCAIYPKPEASLSEAQYHKLETICRRLELKEEDHLLEIGTGWGGLAIYAAMYYGCKVTTTTISKEQYQYAREQIDKLGLGGQITLLQKDYRDLTGKYDKLVSIEMIEAVGYDYLESFFSQCEQRLKSGGKMLLQSITIADQRFDYYRNNVDFIQRYIFPGGFLPSITEIARRSQVHTNMVVEKIDDIGLHYAKTLGHWRERFLDSWLELTELGYDERFKRLWLYYFGYCEGAFLERAISTVHVVFRK, from the coding sequence GTGGAAAACCTTGCAGAAATTGGCATAAACCGCAAATCCGGCTGGTTCGAGCAACGCTGCAGAAACTTAGTGTTTAAAGTGTTAAAGCAAATTAATTATGGTTCTCTGGAGGTAATCGAAGGCCATAATAAAATGCAATTTGGCCAGGCCGGGCAAATGTCCGTTTGCGGCGAGCAGCAAGCAGTCACTGCCAAACTTGTGGTGCATGATTTAAGCCTGTACCGGGATCTGGTGCTAAAAGGCAGTATTGGCGCAGGGGAAGCCTATATTGACGGAAAATGGTCTTCGCCGGATTTGACCGCAGTGATACGGATTTTTGCCCGGGCACAGCAAATGACAGACAGCCTGGAAAGCAGTAAATCCTGGTTTAAACGAATTCAGCATGCTTTGTTTCACTGGGGCAACCGCAATACCCCGGACGGTTCCAAAAAGAATATTGCCGCCCATTACGATCTCGGTAATGAACTTTATAGCCGGTTTTTAGATCCGCAAATGATGTATTCCTGTGCCATTTACCCTAAGCCGGAAGCAAGTTTAAGCGAGGCCCAGTACCATAAACTGGAAACCATCTGCCGACGCCTGGAACTCAAAGAAGAAGATCACCTGCTGGAAATAGGCACCGGTTGGGGCGGGTTGGCAATATATGCGGCTATGTATTATGGCTGCAAAGTAACCACTACCACTATCTCCAAAGAACAATACCAGTACGCCCGCGAGCAGATAGACAAACTGGGTTTAGGCGGGCAGATTACCTTACTGCAAAAAGACTACCGGGATTTAACCGGTAAATATGACAAACTGGTATCGATAGAAATGATAGAAGCTGTGGGTTATGACTACCTGGAAAGCTTTTTCAGCCAGTGCGAACAAAGGTTAAAAAGCGGCGGTAAAATGTTGCTGCAGTCGATCACTATCGCCGACCAGCGCTTTGACTATTACCGCAACAATGTCGATTTTATCCAGCGTTATATTTTCCCCGGTGGCTTCTTACCTTCTATTACCGAAATCGCCCGGCGCAGCCAGGTGCATACCAATATGGTGGTAGAGAAAATAGACGATATAGGTTTGCACTATGCGAAAACCCTAGGGCACTGGCGCGAGCGTTTTCTTGATTCATGGTTGGAGTTAACCGAGCTTGGTTACGACGAAAGGTTTAAGCGGTTGTGGTTGTATTATTTCGGCTACTGCGAAGGGGCTTTTTTAGAGCGTGCCATCAGTACGGTGCATGTGGTGTTCCGTAAGTAG
- a CDS encoding ChrR family anti-sigma-E factor, protein MIRHHPKETLLKAFVSGELAASLSAAIAIHVDMCPLCREKTDAFTKVQAAESFGPEALFEDNDIYDLAEIDYDGMIEAIVADEQIAPVPVRLPKKVTVGGQDYTLPQAISNLQLDKFRQLGKLSRARFQLGEGPVHTSLLHIQPGGGVPEHTHKGYELTLLLAGEFSDAQGSYVPGDFIMLDEHHTHNPVSEQGCLCYTVVSKPLRFTHGINRLLNPIGTLIY, encoded by the coding sequence ATGATCAGGCATCATCCTAAAGAGACCTTACTTAAGGCGTTTGTCAGCGGCGAGCTGGCGGCATCTTTGTCGGCAGCCATCGCCATTCATGTTGATATGTGTCCCCTTTGCCGGGAAAAAACTGACGCTTTCACTAAGGTGCAGGCAGCAGAGAGTTTCGGGCCGGAAGCGCTTTTTGAAGATAATGATATCTATGATCTAGCTGAGATCGATTATGACGGCATGATAGAGGCGATTGTCGCCGATGAGCAAATAGCGCCGGTTCCGGTGCGCCTGCCGAAAAAAGTGACTGTCGGCGGGCAGGATTATACCTTGCCGCAGGCGATATCAAACCTGCAGCTGGACAAGTTCCGCCAGCTGGGCAAACTTTCCCGCGCCCGTTTTCAGCTGGGGGAAGGGCCGGTACATACCAGTTTGCTGCATATCCAGCCGGGAGGTGGGGTGCCTGAGCATACCCATAAAGGTTATGAATTAACCCTGTTGCTGGCGGGAGAGTTTTCCGATGCGCAGGGCAGTTATGTTCCCGGTGATTTTATTATGCTCGATGAGCACCATACCCATAATCCCGTGTCTGAACAGGGCTGCTTATGTTACACCGTGGTCAGCAAACCTCTGCGTTTCACCCATGGAATCAACAGATTATTAAATCCAATTGGCACTTTAATCTATTAG
- a CDS encoding oxidative damage protection protein, which translates to MSRTVFCQHLQKEDQGLDFQLYPGEIGKRIFDNIGKEAWGNWQKKQTMLINEKKMNMMNPDDRAFLEKAMVDYLFEGKEPEIEGYTPPEK; encoded by the coding sequence ATGAGCCGCACAGTTTTTTGCCAACACCTACAAAAAGAAGACCAGGGCCTGGATTTTCAGCTTTACCCGGGTGAAATCGGTAAACGTATTTTTGACAACATAGGTAAAGAAGCCTGGGGCAACTGGCAGAAAAAGCAAACCATGCTGATCAACGAAAAGAAAATGAACATGATGAACCCGGACGACCGCGCCTTTTTAGAAAAAGCCATGGTTGACTATTTATTTGAAGGTAAAGAACCGGAAATCGAAGGCTATACCCCGCCAGAAAAATAA
- a CDS encoding NAD(P)/FAD-dependent oxidoreductase, with product MKEIAVIGSGISGLTSAYLLSKKHKVSVFEKAAVIGGHTATVDISLEHGDYAIDTGFIVFNNKTYPNFLALLDEIGIGKQETEMSFSVKNPESGLEYNGHNLDTLFAQRRNIIRPAFWGLLREILRFNKLCKAAWQEQNFSDKDTLGLFLEVHGFNRFFAEHYILPMGAAIWSSSLDKMEDFPLLFFIRFFHNHGLLNINDRPQWYVIPEGARSYLTPLCRPFSDSIYLNADITGITREQDRVQLTFADGKVREFDEVVIACHSDQAAALLTDISDEEKTVLGAIPYSANEVVLHTDISLLPKRKKAWASWNYQLTGQGSTPACVTYNMNILQGINSEQTFCVTLNQTQLIDNSKILKEFVYHHPVFNLTSLKAQQLRPSICGKRHTHFAGAYWYNGFHEDGVRSALDVAKRFACFLNRRGC from the coding sequence ATGAAAGAAATTGCCGTCATTGGCAGCGGTATTTCCGGCCTGACCTCTGCCTATCTGCTGTCAAAAAAGCATAAGGTCAGCGTTTTTGAAAAAGCCGCCGTGATCGGCGGGCATACGGCAACCGTGGATATTTCCCTGGAGCACGGGGATTACGCCATAGACACAGGTTTTATTGTCTTTAACAACAAAACCTACCCGAACTTTCTGGCATTGCTGGATGAAATAGGTATCGGCAAGCAGGAAACCGAGATGAGTTTTTCTGTAAAAAATCCCGAGTCCGGGCTGGAATATAACGGCCACAATCTCGATACCTTATTTGCACAAAGGCGCAATATTATCAGGCCGGCTTTCTGGGGGCTGCTCCGGGAGATTTTGCGCTTTAACAAACTTTGTAAAGCCGCCTGGCAGGAGCAAAACTTCAGTGACAAGGATACTCTGGGCCTGTTTTTGGAAGTCCACGGTTTCAACCGTTTTTTTGCCGAGCATTATATTCTGCCTATGGGGGCGGCAATCTGGTCGAGTTCGCTGGACAAGATGGAAGATTTTCCGCTGCTGTTCTTTATACGTTTTTTTCACAACCACGGCCTGCTTAACATCAACGACCGGCCGCAGTGGTATGTTATCCCGGAGGGAGCGCGCAGTTATTTAACGCCTTTATGCCGGCCGTTTTCCGACAGCATATATCTTAATGCCGACATCACAGGCATCACCCGGGAGCAGGATCGGGTGCAGTTAACTTTTGCCGATGGCAAGGTGCGCGAATTTGATGAGGTGGTGATTGCCTGCCATTCAGATCAGGCTGCGGCCTTACTTACTGATATCAGCGATGAAGAAAAAACCGTGCTCGGCGCTATTCCCTATAGCGCCAATGAAGTAGTGCTGCACACAGATATTTCCCTGTTGCCGAAAAGAAAAAAAGCCTGGGCCAGCTGGAATTACCAATTGACGGGACAGGGCAGCACACCTGCCTGCGTTACTTACAATATGAACATTCTCCAGGGCATAAACAGTGAACAAACCTTTTGTGTGACATTAAATCAAACGCAGTTGATTGATAACTCTAAAATTTTAAAAGAGTTTGTTTATCATCACCCGGTGTTTAACTTAACCTCGCTTAAAGCCCAGCAGCTGAGGCCGTCTATTTGCGGCAAACGCCACACTCACTTTGCCGGTGCTTATTGGTATAACGGTTTTCACGAAGACGGTGTAAGGAGTGCGCTTGATGTTGCCAAACGTTTTGCCTGTTTCCTTAACAGGCGGGGATGTTGA
- a CDS encoding nuclear transport factor 2 family protein: protein MQGCYQTVSVQDTEEDKLMPLWLDKFITTYQSLDADNLELLAELYHQDIIFRDPMHTITGIDALSAYFEALYQNIFYCHFRITQVLKNGEQAAVYWQMEYAHKRLNKGRKITVEGHSLLMGKEDKVICHRDYLDLGQMVYEHIPVLGRIILWLKARAGR from the coding sequence ATGCAAGGCTGCTATCAAACCGTGTCGGTGCAAGACACTGAAGAGGATAAGTTGATGCCACTATGGCTGGATAAATTTATCACCACTTATCAGTCTTTGGATGCTGATAACCTGGAATTACTGGCTGAGCTTTATCATCAGGATATTATTTTCCGGGATCCCATGCATACCATTACCGGGATAGATGCGCTCTCTGCGTATTTCGAAGCACTTTATCAAAATATTTTTTATTGTCATTTCCGTATCACCCAGGTGTTGAAAAACGGTGAGCAGGCCGCTGTGTACTGGCAAATGGAATACGCCCATAAGCGTTTGAACAAGGGCCGGAAAATTACCGTTGAGGGCCACTCCCTGCTGATGGGTAAGGAAGATAAGGTGATTTGTCACAGGGATTATCTCGATCTCGGGCAAATGGTGTATGAACATATTCCCGTGCTGGGGCGGATTATTTTGTGGCTTAAGGCGCGGGCAGGGCGATGA
- the mutY gene encoding A/G-specific adenine glycosylase → MTNEITLSAESAQLFSRQVLDWYQRRGRKHLPWQQNKTPYRVWISEVMLQQTQVTTVIPYYQRFMESFPTVTALAEADEDTVLHHWTGLGYYARARNLHKAAKIIAEQYQGKFPETIEEVVALPGIGLSTAGAILSLALNKHHAILDGNVKRVLARCYTIDGYNGQASYEKKLWPVSKALTPKEGVAQFNQAMMDIGSMICTRSKPDCENCPLVSGCLAYAGNEQANYPQKKPKKTIPEKSTIMVIPRIEHRVLMEKRPPAGIWGGLWCFLEISRMDELPKLMKSLNLEINNSQELTPFRHTFSHFHLDIQPLVVDCRQLLAKEINENSQQQWYDLHTQASVGFAASTQKLITLLEP, encoded by the coding sequence ATGACAAATGAAATTACCCTTTCGGCCGAATCGGCCCAGTTATTTAGCCGGCAAGTACTTGACTGGTATCAGCGCCGGGGACGAAAACACCTGCCCTGGCAACAAAATAAAACCCCTTACCGGGTGTGGATATCTGAGGTTATGCTGCAGCAAACCCAGGTCACTACGGTTATCCCCTATTACCAGAGGTTTATGGAAAGTTTCCCCACGGTAACCGCACTGGCCGAAGCCGACGAAGATACGGTACTGCACCACTGGACCGGCCTGGGCTATTACGCCCGTGCCCGCAACCTGCACAAGGCGGCCAAGATAATCGCCGAGCAATACCAGGGCAAGTTTCCCGAAACCATAGAAGAAGTGGTCGCCCTGCCCGGCATAGGTTTGTCCACCGCCGGCGCCATTCTCTCGCTGGCCCTGAACAAACACCATGCGATATTAGACGGCAATGTCAAACGGGTACTGGCAAGGTGTTACACCATAGACGGCTACAACGGCCAGGCAAGTTATGAAAAAAAACTCTGGCCGGTAAGCAAAGCATTAACGCCAAAAGAAGGCGTGGCGCAGTTTAACCAGGCGATGATGGATATCGGTTCGATGATTTGCACCCGCTCCAAGCCGGACTGTGAAAACTGCCCGCTGGTATCCGGCTGTCTGGCCTATGCCGGCAATGAACAGGCCAATTACCCGCAAAAGAAACCCAAGAAAACAATCCCGGAAAAGTCCACCATTATGGTGATCCCGAGAATAGAGCACAGGGTATTAATGGAGAAGCGCCCGCCAGCCGGGATCTGGGGAGGCCTGTGGTGTTTTCTCGAAATCTCCCGTATGGACGAACTGCCGAAATTAATGAAATCGTTAAACCTGGAAATAAACAACAGCCAGGAATTAACCCCTTTTCGCCATACCTTCAGCCATTTCCATCTGGATATTCAGCCGCTGGTGGTGGATTGCCGCCAACTTTTGGCCAAAGAAATCAACGAAAATTCCCAGCAACAATGGTATGATCTACATACACAGGCGTCGGTAGGCTTTGCCGCCTCAACGCAAAAACTTATTACCCTGCTAGAGCCATAA
- a CDS encoding YggL family protein: protein MKVNAKNRTRRLRKKLRVDEFQELGFDVAWKLKEGTDGDAIDSFIDKFFAEVIEPNGLGFGGEGDLLWHGLICTQKLGKCTEEHRTAVENWLKNNDVESVSVSELYDVWWAE, encoded by the coding sequence ATGAAGGTCAATGCCAAGAACCGTACCCGCCGCCTGCGTAAAAAATTGCGCGTGGATGAATTCCAGGAATTAGGTTTCGATGTCGCCTGGAAGTTAAAGGAAGGCACAGATGGTGATGCCATCGACAGCTTTATCGATAAATTCTTTGCCGAGGTTATTGAGCCGAACGGTTTAGGCTTTGGCGGTGAAGGCGATTTGCTCTGGCACGGTTTAATCTGTACGCAAAAATTGGGCAAATGCACCGAAGAGCACAGGACGGCAGTTGAAAACTGGTTGAAGAACAATGATGTTGAATCGGTTTCCGTCAGCGAACTTTATGATGTCTGGTGGGCGGAATAA
- a CDS encoding TMEM165/GDT1 family protein, translating into MSFVLAFDWKVFLTIFASVFIAELGDKTQLATMLFATDKDVSKWMVFASASCALIVASAFGVLAGTFLSGYINEKVLAYIAGTSFILIGLYTIYSA; encoded by the coding sequence ATGTCATTTGTACTCGCTTTCGACTGGAAGGTGTTCCTGACCATTTTCGCCTCCGTCTTTATTGCCGAGCTGGGAGATAAAACCCAGCTGGCGACTATGCTGTTTGCCACAGATAAAGATGTCAGCAAATGGATGGTGTTTGCCTCTGCCTCCTGCGCCCTGATAGTTGCCAGTGCCTTCGGCGTCTTGGCCGGCACCTTTTTATCCGGTTATATCAATGAAAAAGTACTGGCCTATATCGCAGGCACCAGCTTCATCCTGATCGGGCTCTACACCATATACAGCGCCTGA
- the phrB gene encoding deoxyribodipyrimidine photo-lyase has protein sequence MLLWFRNDLRVHDNPALFYFLQQHWQAYQQQGEMPQMRALFFISHGQWLQHRVSDIKIDLILRHVDWLERELGKLGVRLEVVECDNFQQQVDYLGDYCREHNIRQVVVNDELEVNERARDRQLTALGIELLAFECDVIVPKGKLVNQDRQMFKVFTPFKKAWLKYVRQNGFDYIAKDKLSPFSRFSLEAGYEDGNEYRRIKYHTGLSDAWPLVDEVERRVIPEFLEEKLESYHELRDIPAIKGTSGLSPYLAIGALSPRYLLCQLINQNPDVLNAHDSPNFAWLNELIWREFYRHLMHHFPSLAKGKNFRSKYDSLVWSQDKALFKLWCQGRTGYPIVDAAMRQLNKTGWMHNRLRMIVASFLTKHLLIDWRWGENYFMESLIDGDLAANNGGWQWAASTGCDAQPYFRIFNPVLQSKKFDPKGTFIRKYLPELNSVPDNEVHFPHDYLRKNKLDIYWPAIVDHKFARERALNFYQGA, from the coding sequence GTGTTGTTATGGTTTCGAAATGACCTGAGGGTGCATGATAATCCTGCGCTGTTTTATTTTTTGCAGCAGCACTGGCAGGCTTATCAGCAGCAGGGGGAAATGCCGCAGATGCGGGCGCTGTTTTTTATCAGTCACGGCCAGTGGTTGCAGCACAGGGTTTCCGACATCAAAATTGACCTGATCCTCAGGCATGTCGATTGGCTTGAGCGGGAGCTGGGCAAGCTGGGAGTCAGGCTTGAAGTGGTTGAGTGCGATAATTTTCAGCAGCAAGTTGACTATCTTGGCGATTATTGCCGCGAGCATAATATCCGGCAAGTTGTTGTTAATGACGAACTGGAAGTCAATGAAAGGGCACGCGACCGGCAACTGACGGCGCTGGGTATTGAACTGCTTGCTTTTGAGTGTGATGTGATTGTTCCCAAAGGTAAGCTGGTCAATCAGGACCGGCAGATGTTTAAGGTGTTTACTCCCTTTAAAAAAGCCTGGTTAAAGTATGTCAGGCAGAATGGCTTTGACTACATAGCAAAGGATAAACTGTCTCCCTTTAGCCGCTTTTCGCTTGAGGCCGGGTATGAGGACGGCAACGAATATCGCCGGATAAAATATCATACCGGTTTATCCGATGCCTGGCCTTTGGTGGACGAGGTTGAACGTCGTGTTATTCCCGAGTTTCTCGAAGAAAAGCTTGAGTCCTATCACGAGCTAAGGGATATCCCCGCCATTAAAGGGACTTCAGGCCTATCGCCTTACCTGGCTATAGGGGCGCTGAGTCCCAGGTATCTGTTGTGCCAGTTAATCAACCAGAATCCCGATGTACTCAACGCTCATGACAGTCCTAATTTTGCCTGGCTAAACGAACTTATCTGGCGCGAGTTTTACCGCCATTTAATGCATCACTTTCCGTCTCTGGCAAAAGGGAAAAATTTCCGTAGTAAATATGACTCCCTGGTTTGGAGTCAAGATAAAGCCTTGTTCAAACTCTGGTGCCAGGGCCGAACCGGCTATCCCATTGTTGACGCCGCCATGAGACAGCTCAACAAAACCGGCTGGATGCATAACCGTTTACGTATGATAGTGGCCAGTTTCCTGACCAAGCACCTGCTGATCGACTGGCGCTGGGGGGAAAATTATTTTATGGAGTCCCTGATTGACGGTGACCTGGCGGCAAACAACGGCGGCTGGCAATGGGCGGCCAGTACCGGGTGCGACGCCCAACCCTATTTCCGTATTTTTAATCCGGTATTGCAAAGTAAAAAGTTTGATCCAAAAGGGACTTTTATCCGTAAGTATCTACCTGAGCTTAACTCTGTGCCCGATAATGAGGTGCATTTTCCTCATGATTATCTACGGAAAAACAAGCTGGATATTTACTGGCCGGCGATTGTTGATCACAAATTTGCCCGGGAAAGGGCACTTAATTTTTATCAAGGCGCATAG
- a CDS encoding DUF1365 domain-containing protein produces the protein MLPNVLPVSLTGGDVEMAANESLNSCIYRGQVRHRRFQPAANQFTYNLYMLALDVDELDGQLKPQGPFGYGRFYPMRFCQKDYLRGDPGELKARITNKVKELGGNAGIDRIIMLVQVRCFGLYFSPANFYFCYDRADKCRYMLVEVSNTPWNQRHYYLLAMQEQDELVTEKNFHVSPFMDLAMSYHWRIKPPANNSSGLAIFIENKPEQAGEAGDNKLFDVSLVLKKQPLSRGSLSRLWLSMPVMTLKILGGIYWQALKLFIKRVPFISYQTPKET, from the coding sequence ATGTTGCCAAACGTTTTGCCTGTTTCCTTAACAGGCGGGGATGTTGAGATGGCGGCAAATGAAAGCCTCAACAGCTGTATTTACCGGGGCCAGGTAAGGCACCGCAGGTTTCAACCGGCCGCAAACCAGTTCACCTATAACCTTTATATGCTGGCCCTTGATGTCGATGAGCTTGACGGCCAGCTTAAGCCGCAAGGGCCCTTTGGCTATGGCCGGTTTTACCCGATGCGGTTTTGCCAAAAAGATTATTTAAGGGGTGATCCCGGAGAGTTAAAAGCCCGTATAACAAATAAAGTTAAGGAGTTAGGGGGCAATGCCGGGATAGACAGGATCATTATGCTGGTCCAGGTAAGGTGCTTCGGCCTTTATTTTAGCCCGGCAAATTTTTACTTTTGCTATGACAGGGCAGACAAATGCCGCTATATGCTGGTGGAAGTGAGCAATACCCCCTGGAACCAGCGCCATTACTATTTGCTGGCGATGCAGGAGCAGGATGAGCTGGTGACGGAAAAGAATTTCCATGTGTCGCCTTTTATGGATCTGGCTATGTCTTATCACTGGCGAATCAAGCCACCGGCGAACAACAGTTCCGGGTTAGCCATTTTTATCGAGAATAAACCGGAGCAGGCAGGGGAAGCAGGAGATAACAAGTTGTTTGATGTCAGCCTGGTCCTTAAAAAGCAGCCGCTGAGCCGCGGCAGTTTGAGCAGGTTATGGCTGAGTATGCCGGTAATGACTTTGAAGATCCTTGGCGGCATTTATTGGCAGGCGCTTAAGTTATTTATTAAACGGGTTCCTTTTATTTCATATCAGACACCGAAAGAGACATAA
- a CDS encoding YbgA family protein, with product MSQDIVIGISACLLGENVRFDGGSKTSQFCVSELEQHVRYQAFCPEVAVGLPVPRKTIRQIRQGDVIRVSRPDGTGDVTEALAAYGKKVAQLASGFSGYVFCAKSPSCGMERVKIYDADGQALPANGTGVFANEIIKANPLLPCEENGRLNDAVLRENFIARVFVYHSWRMLTASGLSRHKLMSFHSRHKYMLMSHDLLALKSLGRLLADDTLTLDEMAGRYISGLMAALKKTATRKKHVNTLQHLQGYFSRQLTKAQRQELTEQIDDYRKGLLPLMAPLTLIKHYLLSYPQAYLAQQTYLTPHPAQLKLRYGF from the coding sequence ATGTCCCAAGATATTGTTATCGGTATCAGCGCCTGTCTGCTGGGTGAAAACGTCAGGTTTGACGGCGGCAGTAAAACCAGTCAGTTCTGTGTCAGTGAGCTGGAGCAACATGTACGTTATCAGGCTTTTTGTCCTGAAGTTGCCGTTGGCTTGCCGGTGCCGCGAAAGACCATCAGGCAAATCAGGCAGGGGGACGTTATCCGGGTGTCCAGGCCGGATGGAACCGGGGATGTGACCGAGGCACTGGCGGCTTACGGTAAAAAAGTTGCACAATTGGCCTCAGGTTTCAGCGGTTATGTTTTTTGTGCCAAAAGTCCCAGCTGCGGTATGGAAAGGGTGAAGATTTATGATGCTGACGGGCAAGCTTTGCCTGCTAATGGCACAGGTGTTTTTGCCAATGAAATTATCAAGGCTAACCCTTTGCTGCCGTGTGAAGAAAATGGCCGGCTGAACGATGCCGTGCTCAGGGAAAACTTCATTGCCCGGGTGTTTGTTTATCATAGCTGGCGGATGCTAACGGCGTCAGGGCTTAGCAGGCATAAGCTGATGTCATTTCACAGCCGCCACAAGTATATGCTGATGAGCCATGATCTGCTGGCGTTAAAATCACTGGGACGCTTGCTGGCGGATGACACATTAACGCTTGATGAGATGGCCGGGCGCTATATCAGCGGTTTAATGGCGGCATTGAAGAAAACCGCTACCCGTAAAAAACACGTCAATACCCTACAGCACCTGCAAGGTTATTTTTCCAGGCAGCTAACCAAGGCTCAAAGGCAGGAGCTGACGGAACAAATTGATGACTACCGCAAGGGGCTGTTACCGCTGATGGCGCCGTTGACGTTGATTAAACATTATCTGCTCAGCTACCCCCAGGCTTATCTGGCGCAGCAGACTTATTTAACTCCGCATCCTGCGCAATTGAAGTTAAGATATGGCTTTTAG